From one Equus asinus isolate D_3611 breed Donkey chromosome 5, EquAss-T2T_v2, whole genome shotgun sequence genomic stretch:
- the SYTL1 gene encoding synaptotagmin-like protein 1 — MPQRGHPSQEGLWAPVCLMAHEPEPETDGLLDLSFLTEEEQEAIADVLKRDAHLRQLEEGRVSKLRASLADPGQLKILTGDWFQEARSQRHHHARLGSDLVRASIRRKKSSRGDQALGIDRKAEAAGKETEEQLKPRLSIGQAPQERLSQEAEGPDFPSPYVPPEASDHEEEPQAQEAPGPGGAQVDAEEVDPEPEPEPQAPSGGEKEPQPRPAQTQAAAEILENGEEAPGPGPSLDRMLSSSSSVSSLNSSTLSGSQMSLAGEAEAGAVQVRGSVHFSLRYEPGAAELRVHVIQCQGLAAARRGRSDPYVKSYLLPDKQSKRKTAVKKRNLNPVFNETLRYSIPQAELRGRVLSLSVWHRESLGRNIFLGEVEVPLDTWDWDSEPTWLPLQPRVPSSPDDLPIRGLLSLSLKYVPAGSEGRGLPPSGELHFWVKQAQDLVPLRSGSPDTYIQCSVLPDDSRASRQRTRVVRRSLSPVFNHTMVYDGFGPADLRQACAELSLWDHGALASRQLGGTRLSLGTGSSYGLQVPWMDSTPEEKRLWQTLLERPCEWVDGLLPLRTNLAPRT, encoded by the exons ATGCCCCAGAGGGGCCACCCTTCTCAAGAAGGGCTCTGGGCCCCAGTCTGCCTCATGGCGCATGAGCCAGAGCCTGAGACTGATGGACTGTTGGACCTGAGCTTCCTgacagaggaggagcaggaggccaTTGCTGATGTCCTGAAGCGAGATGCCCACCTGCGCCAGCTGGAGGAAGGGCGGGTCAG CAAGCTCCGGGCCTCCCTGGCAGACCCTGGGCAGCTGAAAATTCTGACAGGGGACTGGTTCCAGGAAGCACGCTCCCAACGGCACCACCATGCCCGCCTTGGTTCTGACCTCGTCCGAGCCTCTATCCGTAGGAAGAAGAGCTCCAGGG GAGACCAGGCTCTGGGCATTGATAGGAAGGCTGAGGCTGCTGGGAAAGAGACTGAAGAGCAGCTGAAACCGAG GCTCTCCATAGGTCAGGCCCCCCAAGAGAGGCTCAGCCAGGAGGCCGAG GGACCTGATTTCCCCTCACCATATGTCCCCCCAGAGGCTTCAGATCATGAGGAGGAGCCCCAGGCCCAGGAAG CCCCTGGCCCAGGGGGCGCGCAGGTCGACGCCGAGGAGGTGGAcccggagccggagccggagccgcAGGCGCCGTCGGGGGGAGAGAAGGAGCCGCAGCCCCGCCCAGCCCAG ACCCAGGCGGCGGCCGAGATTCTGGAGAACGGGGAGGAGGCCCCAGGGCCCGGCCCCTCTCTCGACCGCATGCTCAGCAGCAGCTCCTCGGTGTCCAGCCTCAACTCCTCCACG CTGAGCGGCAGCCAGATGAGCCTGGCCGGGGAGGCGGAGGCGGGCGCGGTGCAGGTGCGCGGCTCCGTGCACTTCTCGCTGCGCTACGAGCCCGGAGCCGCCGAGCTGCGCGTGCACGTGATCCAGTGCCAGGGCCTGGCCGCCGCCCGGCGCGGCCGCTCCGACCC CTACGTCAAAAGCTACCTCCTCCCTGATAAGCAGAGCAAGCGCAAGACAGCGGTGAAGAAACGGAATCTGAACCCGGTCTTCAATGAGACTCTCCGG TACTCCATCCCGCAGGCTGAGCTTCGGGGCCGCGTGCTGAGCCTGTCCGTGTGGCACCGCGAAAGCCTGGGTCGCAACATCTTTCTGGGCGAAGTCGAAGTGCCCCTGGACACGTGGGACTGGGACTCCGAGCCCACCTGGCTCCCCCTGCAACCTCGG GTCCCGTCCTCTCCCGATGACCTCCCCATCCGCGGGCTGCTCTCTCTGTCCCTCAAGTACGTCCCCGCCGGCTCCGAGG GCAGGGGACTGCCCCCCAGCGGGGAGCTGCACTTCTGGGTGAAGCAAGCTCAGGACCTCGTGCCTCTGCGCTCAGGATCCCCGGATACTTACATACAATG CTCAGTGCTGCCTGATGACAGCCGGGCCAGCCGCCAACGGACAAGGGTGGTGCGACGCAGCCTCAGCCCCGTGTTCAACCACACCATGGTTTATGATGGCTTTGGGCCAGCCGACCTGCGCCAGGCCTGTGCTGAGCTCTCCCTCTGGGACCATGGGGCCCTGGCCAGCCGCCAGCTGGGGGGCACACGCCTCAGCCTGGGCACTG GCAGCAGCTATGGGCTCCAGGTGCCCTGGATGGATTCCACACCTGAGGAGAAGCGGCTGTGGCAGACACTCCTGGAGCGGCCATGCGAGTGGGTGGATGGCCTTCTGCCCCTCAGAACCAACCTGGCCCCCAGGACATAG